Within Phaeodactylum tricornutum CCAP 1055/1 chromosome 15, whole genome shotgun sequence, the genomic segment ACGGGGTCCGATGCGGATTGGCCTTCCTtctcgttgttgtcgtcccAACGCAGTCTCCGCGCGGACAGCGAGAGTCAACGATCCGTGCCCAGTTCCATCGTCATTCACACCAGCAACGGCAGTAGCACGCAGACGTGGATGACGACTATCGTCACTTGGACGGTGGGGGCTACCGCCGTCTGGGTCGCCTACTCGGTCTTTAGCAACTATCTTCCGGATCAGATCAAAACTATGCTGCCCGTTACCCGCCGCGTCTTTGACAGGGCCACGCAGACGCTGGCCGATCACGTCTTCCACGTCAAGGATGTGCTTGGCAAGCAATTACTCAGACTGACAGCACAGCAGGATGAACTCGCCTCGCAACAACAGGAAACCCACAAGGATGTCCGGGTAGTCCAACAGGATATGAAACAGGCACGCCTCGAACTCATGCAACTGCTGTCCGGTATGGATCGCTGCGAAGTGCGTTTAGAAGATTCGGCTGCCGTACAGTCCTACACGGCCCGGGGAGTCAAGTTGCTAGCCAAGTGCGTCGCCTCTATTATGCCCGGCAACGAACGGATTGGCCACGAACTCGAACGTTTCCAACGGGATGATTATCCGCTGTTGGAC encodes:
- a CDS encoding predicted protein; the encoded protein is MASSGAAARGPLGWLLRSTGSQWLVLGAGTISFFPEQVREVAWPTVKNALGLTGSDADWPSFSLLSSQRSLRADSESQRSVPSSIVIHTSNGSSTQTWMTTIVTWTVGATAVWVAYSVFSNYLPDQIKTMLPVTRRVFDRATQTLADHVFHVKDVLGKQLLRLTAQQDELASQQQETHKDVRVVQQDMKQARLELMQLLSGMDRCEVRLEDSAAVQSYTARGVKLLAKCVASIMPGNERIGHELERFQRDDYPLLDNTTANHPHGRDAGPEKELSSSRTPKRSSSSSIPLLKRESMDRSLSDETVASLDSMTTNDLETLLSTGRIVLET